The Thermoanaerobaculia bacterium genome includes the window TCCTCGGCCTCGATGAACTCCTCCACCGAAACCTCCTGGACGTGCTTCACGAGCGTGAGGGCGCGCTCGAGCTCGGCACGCGAGTCGCAGCGATGGGTGTCGGCCGATCCGGCGCCGGCGATCGGCTTGACGATCACCGGATAGCCGATCCGCTCGGCGGCGTCGCGCACCTGGTCCTCGGTGTTGGCGCGGAAGTGCCTCGGGGTGCGGATGCCGGCCGCGTCGAGCCGCTGCTTCATGATCTCCTTGTCGCGGAACGGAAGCGTCTGGGCGACGGTCATTCCGGGGAGATTCAGGGCCTCACGAATCTTCGCGGCCAGAATCATCCCCGGCTCCCAGAGGCACTCGACCCGGTCGATACGGATCTGGCGTGCCAACCGCTGCATCTCGCGCACCGTCGCCGGCTCGTCCCACAGCGAACGCACCTGCAGGTGATGCGCGACATGTTCGCGCGCGATCGGCGGCAGCATCTCTTTCGGCTGGTCGCCGAGACCGATCACCCGCGCTCCGACGAGCGAAAGGCCGCGGGTGAAATACGGCATCTCGGCCGGATAGCCCGGCGACAGCATCAGTACGTTCAGGGTCATCCGAGCTCCACTCTCACCGTCGAAATGGTGCGCCGCAAGGCCTCTTCCACGACGGCCGTCTCGGGGTGACGGAAGAGGATGTACCCCTCGCCCTCGTAGCTCGACGACTGCGGCTGGCCGACCTGCGGCAATTTGGCCTCGACGATCAGGTGACCGAGGTCGCGCTGCACCTCTGCCAGACCGTGCACGGCCTGGACGCGGCCCTGCCCCTGGCCCCGAAGGTAGGCGCCACCGGCGGCGAACCGGTGCGGCGGGGGGTCGAACTCGTCTTTCACCACGAGCCGTGCCCAGGCGCGGTAGAAGTCGAGGTCGTGGGCATAGGAGATCAACGAGGTGATCTGGGCGCCCGGCGGGCGCGCCCCGACCTCGGAGACCATCACCGAGCCGTCCGGCTTGCGAAACCACTCCATGTGGGAGAGGCCGGTACCCATCCCGAGCACCTCGAGGGCACGGAAAGCGACCCGCCGGATGTCGTCGAAACGCGGATGATCGATCTCGCGCGGGATGAGAACGCACCACTGGATCCAGGGATTGTCGATGACGTCGAGCGGCGCCGGGAGGTAATAGGAGAGCGAATGCCAGACCGGCCGGCCGCGGATCGAGACGGTGTCGAACGAGAACTCCTCGCCGACCACGAACTCCTCGACCACCGCCTGACGGTCCGGGCTGGGGCGGACCGCGGCGAGCGCCGCCTGCAGCTCGCCGGCGTCGCCGACCCGATAGGTGCTCTTCGCCCCGGCCCCAGCAGTCGGCTTGAGCACCACCGGGAAGCCCACGCTCTCGACGAAGCGGGAGGCCTCGGCGTCGTTCGTCACACGGCTGTGTCGGGCGCAGGGCACGCCGG containing:
- a CDS encoding ATP-grasp domain-containing protein: MSSVVFVAPFFLDTTLRFVEAVADLPGVRTGLISQDPAERLPAGLRNKLAAHYRIADGLDPQQIADAVRGLARQIGPPSRLVGALEQLQVPLGEVRDALGIAGMGAEVAKNFRDKARMKSVLARAGVPCARHSRVTNDAEASRFVESVGFPVVLKPTAGAGAKSTYRVGDAGELQAALAAVRPSPDRQAVVEEFVVGEEFSFDTVSIRGRPVWHSLSYYLPAPLDVIDNPWIQWCVLIPREIDHPRFDDIRRVAFRALEVLGMGTGLSHMEWFRKPDGSVMVSEVGARPPGAQITSLISYAHDLDFYRAWARLVVKDEFDPPPHRFAAGGAYLRGQGQGRVQAVHGLAEVQRDLGHLIVEAKLPQVGQPQSSSYEGEGYILFRHPETAVVEEALRRTISTVRVELG